One genomic segment of Rubeoparvulum massiliense includes these proteins:
- a CDS encoding DUF309 domain-containing protein — MAWPQAWVDYLVHFQYTGDYFECHEILEAYWKEEQDENWRPVWVAWIQLAVALYHHRRGNFHGAQKLLKKVVPIFRKPKVQGQLQQLGVAAQALCQEVEGRLQGLEHGEVYRPLQLQIEDVSLLQACKERAMAWGVVDMTGKEGVPESIQEKHRLRDRSDILRERAEAWEARHGTSLYPRKGM; from the coding sequence ATGGCTTGGCCCCAAGCATGGGTTGATTATCTCGTACATTTTCAATATACAGGCGATTATTTTGAATGTCATGAGATCTTAGAAGCATACTGGAAAGAAGAGCAGGATGAGAACTGGCGTCCTGTGTGGGTCGCTTGGATTCAACTGGCGGTGGCTCTCTACCACCATCGACGTGGCAATTTCCATGGTGCACAAAAGCTTTTAAAGAAGGTAGTGCCCATTTTCCGGAAACCGAAGGTACAGGGTCAACTTCAGCAATTAGGGGTGGCTGCCCAAGCCTTGTGTCAGGAGGTGGAAGGACGGCTCCAAGGGCTTGAACATGGAGAAGTGTATCGTCCGTTACAACTGCAGATCGAAGATGTAAGCCTCCTGCAAGCATGTAAGGAGCGAGCGATGGCATGGGGTGTTGTGGACATGACAGGGAAGGAAGGGGTTCCTGAATCCATTCAAGAGAAGCATCGTCTCCGGGATCGAAGCGATATACTTCGAGAACGAGCTGAGGCATGGGAAGCACGGCATGGAACTTCCCTTTACCCCCGTAAAGGAATGTGA
- a CDS encoding Lon protease family protein, translating into MVLTKPKHTLCESWRVPVTQLCNHCLPEQFSFESTADFQLTHKEIIGQKRAVEAMEFGLAVEQTGYNLFVVGASGTGRTTYTKAKVAHFAKDKPVPKDWVYVYNFKQPDQPIALSLPAGEAGKFQATIHRLERKVEHELQQMMESHEFEEEKRSIMRKHEESSEELWKDLRAFAKQENFMIERTPNGFSTYPLHFGRPMKQEEFNQLSDEMKEELKKKGQQIEERMENLINQMRRIETSMREELEQNVRRRASATIAYLFDPLNHQYEKEQKILQYLRDYQEDVVNNVELFVKKEEAEPSLLNMFSEGSERRRLRYKVNVLVHHDPSNGAPVVMELNPTASNLMGRVEYQGSMGNWVTDFTQIKAGALHQANGGYLILQATELLQQPYAWAILKRTLKSSLLQMENLFDDRIGVAATSLKPEAIPIELKVILIGTPDLYQLLAAYDEDFHKLFKVKVEFALQMERNEENLYQLAAFVKNYGEQHQLLPFHRRGVARVIDFSSRLVEDQRKLSTRFQEISKLLVESSFWAEKEGATFVDETHIRKALQEQRYRANRLTETWQEMIADGTLMVDTEGERVGQINGLTILSTGDAYFGLPSRITAQTFLGRSGIMHIERETAMSGQIHNKGLLILSGYLSGQFAQNRPLPLSASITFEQTYNMVDGDSASSSELYILLSSLANAPIKQGIAVTGSVNQWGEIQPIGGVNEKIEGFYHICKLKGFSGEQGVIIPEQNVKHLMLNDEVVEAIRTGQFHLWAVCHVAEGIEILTGIPAGAERDEAGHFPEGTIYARVDARLNQMFQAVIGRKNGAKKNDVANQVEEAMRNSEGDKIEEGEEREESPNSAE; encoded by the coding sequence ATGGTACTGACGAAGCCGAAGCATACGCTGTGTGAGTCCTGGCGAGTCCCTGTTACGCAATTATGTAATCATTGTCTACCAGAGCAATTTTCCTTTGAGTCCACGGCAGACTTTCAATTAACCCATAAAGAGATTATCGGACAAAAGCGCGCTGTTGAAGCGATGGAGTTTGGTCTCGCCGTGGAACAAACTGGCTACAATCTCTTTGTCGTGGGAGCATCAGGTACCGGACGTACCACGTACACTAAAGCGAAGGTGGCTCATTTTGCAAAAGATAAACCAGTACCGAAGGATTGGGTTTATGTCTATAATTTTAAGCAACCAGATCAGCCCATTGCCTTATCTCTACCAGCTGGGGAAGCTGGTAAGTTTCAAGCTACGATCCATCGCCTTGAACGAAAGGTTGAGCATGAGCTTCAACAGATGATGGAAAGTCATGAGTTTGAAGAAGAGAAACGCTCAATTATGCGCAAGCATGAAGAGAGCAGTGAAGAGCTATGGAAGGATTTACGAGCGTTCGCAAAACAGGAAAACTTTATGATCGAACGAACACCCAATGGCTTTTCAACCTATCCTCTCCACTTTGGTCGGCCCATGAAGCAAGAGGAATTCAATCAACTTTCGGATGAGATGAAGGAAGAGCTGAAGAAGAAGGGCCAGCAGATCGAGGAGCGCATGGAGAATCTCATCAATCAGATGCGTCGAATCGAAACCTCCATGCGGGAGGAGCTAGAGCAGAATGTTCGCCGCCGTGCCAGCGCCACCATTGCTTATCTATTCGATCCTCTTAACCACCAGTATGAAAAAGAACAGAAGATCCTACAATATCTCCGTGATTACCAAGAAGATGTAGTCAATAACGTTGAGCTATTCGTAAAAAAGGAAGAAGCAGAGCCATCACTTCTCAATATGTTCTCTGAGGGTTCTGAGCGGCGAAGGCTTCGGTATAAGGTGAATGTATTAGTCCATCATGATCCATCCAATGGTGCTCCCGTGGTGATGGAGTTGAATCCCACTGCATCCAATCTGATGGGACGTGTTGAATACCAAGGGAGTATGGGGAACTGGGTCACCGATTTTACACAGATTAAAGCGGGCGCCCTTCATCAGGCCAATGGTGGATATCTGATTCTTCAAGCAACGGAGCTCCTTCAACAGCCCTATGCTTGGGCAATTTTGAAGCGAACCCTAAAATCTAGTCTTCTCCAAATGGAGAATCTGTTTGATGACCGAATTGGTGTAGCAGCGACCAGTCTGAAGCCTGAAGCCATCCCTATCGAACTGAAGGTGATCCTCATCGGGACACCTGATCTCTATCAGCTGCTTGCAGCGTATGATGAGGACTTTCATAAACTGTTTAAGGTAAAAGTAGAGTTTGCCTTACAGATGGAGCGCAATGAAGAGAATCTCTATCAGCTTGCAGCCTTTGTGAAAAACTATGGGGAGCAGCATCAGCTTCTTCCCTTCCATCGGCGTGGGGTAGCGCGGGTCATTGACTTCAGCTCACGACTTGTGGAAGATCAGCGGAAGCTTTCCACCCGCTTTCAAGAGATTAGTAAGCTATTAGTAGAATCTTCATTCTGGGCTGAAAAAGAGGGAGCGACTTTTGTAGATGAAACTCACATCCGGAAGGCACTACAAGAGCAACGCTACCGTGCTAATCGGCTAACAGAGACCTGGCAGGAGATGATCGCCGATGGTACGCTGATGGTGGATACAGAAGGTGAGCGCGTGGGTCAGATCAACGGCTTAACCATTCTCTCCACCGGTGATGCTTACTTTGGTTTGCCCAGTAGAATCACTGCTCAAACCTTTTTAGGACGTAGTGGGATCATGCATATCGAGCGGGAGACTGCCATGAGTGGTCAGATTCATAATAAAGGGTTACTCATCCTTAGTGGCTATCTCTCCGGTCAATTTGCCCAGAATCGTCCGCTCCCCTTATCGGCCAGTATCACATTCGAGCAAACCTATAATATGGTAGATGGCGATAGTGCCTCAAGCTCAGAGCTATATATTCTACTATCCTCCTTAGCAAATGCACCCATTAAGCAAGGGATTGCAGTAACAGGCTCCGTGAATCAGTGGGGAGAGATCCAGCCCATCGGTGGTGTGAATGAAAAGATTGAGGGTTTCTATCATATTTGCAAATTGAAGGGCTTTTCAGGTGAGCAAGGGGTGATCATTCCTGAGCAAAATGTGAAGCATCTAATGCTAAATGATGAAGTAGTAGAGGCAATTCGTACCGGTCAATTTCATCTCTGGGCAGTATGTCATGTGGCTGAAGGGATCGAGATCTTAACTGGAATTCCAGCAGGTGCTGAACGGGATGAAGCTGGACATTTTCCAGAAGGAACCATCTATGCTAGGGTGGATGCACGACTCAATCAGATGTTTCAAGCTGTGATAGGGAGAAAGAATGGGGCAAAGAAGAATGATGTTGCAAATCAAGTTGAAGAAGCTATGAGGAATTCTGAAGGAGATAAGATAGAAGAGGGAGAAGAGAGAGAAGAGAGTCCCAATTCTGCGGAATAA
- a CDS encoding C40 family peptidase: MKQNLIRSFLIALILLMSISSISVTAGTASTATNVVERSQQLVGRSLQGYTPEDFLTYLFRREGIQLSGSLEQMSRQGSYVSQSSLQRGDVLFYGTDGNHLLGAGIYDGQGHVVIASSKLSKIRSFSVTSSTITPYYLGAVRFTPQAKTNTNSQGETIIQAGLRYLGTPYEYGSSRSTKRTMDCSEFTMWAVKEGVNITLPTTSNRQANYVKSLGHSTSSWQQLQRGDLMFFMDYLGWQLSNYNGVNPAGQRATHVGIYLGDGKILHTYSKESGGVCISSLPGTHWEKRFIFGGSVIPQ, translated from the coding sequence ATCGCTTTGATATTACTCATGTCAATCAGCTCCATTTCCGTTACAGCAGGTACTGCAAGTACAGCTACCAATGTGGTAGAGAGGTCTCAGCAATTGGTGGGAAGATCCCTGCAAGGTTACACTCCTGAAGACTTTTTAACCTACCTCTTTCGTCGCGAAGGAATTCAACTCTCTGGTAGTTTAGAGCAGATGAGTCGTCAAGGTAGCTATGTATCACAATCATCCCTACAGCGTGGAGATGTCCTGTTCTATGGAACCGATGGCAACCACCTGCTCGGGGCAGGGATCTATGATGGCCAAGGTCATGTGGTCATCGCATCCTCAAAGCTATCGAAGATTCGCTCATTTTCCGTTACGAGTTCAACCATTACTCCCTATTATCTCGGTGCGGTTCGCTTCACTCCACAAGCAAAAACAAATACAAATAGCCAAGGTGAGACGATCATCCAAGCTGGGCTTCGTTACCTTGGGACACCCTATGAATATGGTTCAAGCCGCAGTACCAAGCGAACCATGGATTGCTCAGAATTCACCATGTGGGCTGTCAAAGAAGGTGTCAATATCACTCTTCCAACCACTTCCAATCGTCAGGCCAACTACGTCAAGAGTTTAGGGCATTCCACAAGCTCATGGCAACAACTACAGCGTGGTGATCTCATGTTCTTCATGGATTATCTCGGCTGGCAATTGAGTAATTATAATGGGGTCAATCCTGCAGGTCAGAGAGCAACACATGTGGGTATCTACCTAGGTGATGGCAAGATCCTCCATACCTACTCGAAGGAATCTGGCGGCGTCTGCATCAGCAGTCTACCAGGTACCCATTGGGAGAAACGCTTCATCTTTGGTGGTAGTGTGATTCCCCAATAA
- the thiI gene encoding tRNA uracil 4-sulfurtransferase ThiI produces the protein MQYDNLLIKYGELALKGKNRYLFEEQLVRNLRQKLRPFPKAKVEKMYGRLTVLLHGEDANAVIEATQDVFGIVGISPVLRTPLDLEAIKDAALSLMKEHDGQPTTFKVRSRRSNKAFPVVSDELNQVIGAHVLRNTEQITVDVHQPEVTLRVEVREQGAYVYQDHFAGRGGLPVGISGKALLLLSGGIDSPVAGYLTAKRGVKVEAVHFYSYPYTSERARQKVEDLARMITRFTGPIRLHLVPFTEIQTEIRKQVKPSYSITVMRRLMFRIATQIAHEERCLALATGESVGQVASQTLESMVAINDVTTMPILRPLISADKLEIMRIAQDIGTYETSIQPYEDCCTVFLPKSPETKPRLETARHEEAQLEWERLVNEAVKNREIISFDQFSQRHDEEFSAYFDLGE, from the coding sequence ATGCAGTATGATAACCTACTTATTAAATATGGCGAATTAGCATTAAAGGGAAAGAACCGTTACCTTTTTGAGGAGCAGCTGGTTCGTAATCTTCGTCAGAAGCTCCGCCCATTTCCCAAGGCCAAGGTGGAGAAGATGTATGGTCGTTTGACCGTACTACTTCATGGTGAGGATGCGAATGCAGTGATTGAAGCGACGCAGGATGTCTTTGGGATCGTAGGGATCTCACCAGTGCTCCGTACCCCTTTAGATCTGGAAGCGATTAAAGATGCCGCTTTAAGTCTGATGAAGGAGCATGATGGGCAGCCCACCACTTTCAAGGTACGCTCCCGTCGTTCTAATAAGGCTTTTCCAGTGGTCTCTGATGAATTGAATCAGGTTATCGGGGCCCATGTGTTACGTAATACGGAGCAGATTACGGTGGATGTGCATCAACCTGAAGTCACCTTACGGGTGGAGGTTCGTGAGCAGGGAGCCTATGTTTACCAGGATCATTTTGCGGGACGAGGTGGCTTACCTGTTGGGATCAGCGGCAAGGCGTTACTATTACTCTCTGGCGGGATCGATAGCCCTGTAGCAGGCTACCTCACAGCGAAACGTGGGGTAAAGGTGGAGGCAGTCCATTTTTACAGCTATCCTTATACCAGTGAACGGGCACGGCAAAAGGTAGAGGATCTAGCACGGATGATCACCCGCTTTACCGGTCCGATTCGTCTTCACCTTGTTCCATTTACAGAGATTCAGACAGAGATTCGGAAGCAAGTGAAGCCGAGCTATTCCATTACGGTGATGCGTCGTTTAATGTTCCGCATCGCGACGCAGATCGCTCACGAGGAACGGTGTTTGGCCTTAGCAACCGGGGAGAGTGTAGGGCAGGTAGCCAGCCAGACCTTAGAGAGTATGGTGGCCATCAATGATGTAACCACTATGCCCATCTTACGTCCTCTCATTAGTGCAGATAAATTGGAGATCATGCGGATCGCTCAAGATATTGGGACGTATGAGACCTCCATTCAACCCTATGAGGACTGCTGTACCGTCTTTTTGCCAAAATCGCCTGAGACCAAGCCACGCTTAGAAACAGCACGTCATGAAGAGGCCCAATTGGAATGGGAGCGTCTTGTCAATGAAGCCGTGAAGAACCGAGAAATTATCAGCTTTGATCAGTTTAGCCAACGACATGATGAGGAGTTTTCCGCTTATTTCGACCTGGGAGAGTGA
- a CDS encoding CBS domain-containing protein, with protein sequence MLNSERFLVAINQMQKYMEEQLGTDRHLSFYQLIDLCKKKNPIIREYEQDLKEYAELRNAIVHERVKPGMVIAEPHDSVVQQMEFILHELTQPERVIPRYKRRVFTYQMDEPLTHVLGVIKRYSYTQFPIYNGNGKKFIGLLTHHGIAEWLAHHQDLDLITLNTVRVRDVLAHERTEKNYAVISAQATIYDARDIFIQHLEKGVHRLDAILITEQGRMDEPLLGLITPIDVIKMFSKNGNGENG encoded by the coding sequence ATGCTCAATTCTGAACGATTTCTTGTGGCGATCAATCAAATGCAGAAATATATGGAGGAACAACTAGGAACGGATCGGCATTTATCTTTCTACCAATTGATCGATCTCTGTAAAAAGAAGAATCCTATCATTCGTGAGTATGAACAGGATTTAAAAGAGTATGCAGAGTTACGTAATGCCATCGTGCATGAACGGGTGAAGCCTGGCATGGTCATCGCAGAACCACATGATTCCGTCGTGCAACAGATGGAATTTATTTTACACGAGCTAACCCAACCAGAGCGTGTCATCCCACGCTATAAGCGGCGGGTTTTTACCTATCAAATGGATGAACCATTAACCCATGTATTAGGAGTGATTAAGCGTTATTCGTATACACAGTTTCCTATTTATAATGGGAATGGCAAAAAATTTATCGGTCTCCTAACCCATCATGGAATCGCTGAATGGCTAGCACATCACCAGGATTTAGATTTAATTACATTGAATACTGTACGGGTGCGGGATGTATTAGCACATGAGCGGACAGAAAAAAATTATGCAGTCATCTCAGCACAAGCCACCATATATGATGCACGAGATATTTTTATACAGCATTTAGAGAAGGGAGTTCACCGTCTTGATGCCATCCTGATTACAGAGCAGGGTAGGATGGATGAACCTCTTTTAGGATTAATTACACCTATTGATGTGATTAAGATGTTCTCAAAAAATGGAAATGGTGAGAATGGGTGA
- a CDS encoding HAD family hydrolase: MNTINKIKQPKMIIFDVDGVLLSEERCFDATTLTVWELLTSEPYLHLPSRIPFTPTPDEAVMQEVRQHVFAQEAILHQFKAKGLNSNWQMVYLLAGYYLIEWLATLMENGQMSRNEVKAWLAQPITDQRLQGLQADCADFTFPDFLRHDAYLAWLAESDKDSLLQGTCLDRHAKERLGLDFAEGEGPFSSSRTFWQLGHDIFQEWYIGEAYTRQLHDPLRQEGKRGFLQAEIPLLPPEELQAFFRELHERGITLGIATGRPRLETEVPLTSLGIFQYLDTERVVTADEVMDAEKRGGSAFRLSKPHPYCYLQAIRSRTDAVEECVEACRTSLPLQDADDYLIVGDSIADALAAKDLGVPFAGVYSGMDSEQRKAAFIELGAVLLLENVNELL, encoded by the coding sequence ATGAACACGATAAACAAGATAAAGCAACCAAAGATGATCATTTTTGATGTGGATGGGGTTTTACTCAGTGAGGAGCGGTGCTTCGATGCAACAACGCTGACGGTTTGGGAGTTATTGACCAGTGAGCCCTATCTCCATCTGCCTAGCCGTATTCCCTTTACACCAACCCCCGATGAAGCAGTGATGCAGGAAGTACGTCAACATGTCTTTGCACAGGAAGCGATCCTTCATCAGTTTAAGGCGAAGGGTCTCAATTCCAATTGGCAGATGGTCTATCTGTTGGCGGGCTATTATCTCATTGAATGGCTGGCGACATTGATGGAGAATGGACAGATGAGTCGTAATGAGGTGAAGGCATGGTTGGCACAACCGATCACGGACCAACGGTTGCAAGGTCTTCAGGCCGATTGCGCTGATTTTACCTTTCCAGATTTCCTGCGGCATGATGCTTATTTAGCCTGGCTTGCTGAGAGTGATAAGGATTCCCTCTTGCAGGGAACCTGCCTCGATCGCCATGCCAAGGAGCGTTTAGGTCTTGATTTTGCTGAAGGGGAGGGACCATTCTCTTCCTCCCGTACCTTCTGGCAGCTTGGTCACGATATTTTTCAAGAGTGGTATATTGGTGAAGCGTATACGCGTCAGCTTCATGACCCATTACGTCAGGAAGGAAAGCGTGGCTTTTTACAAGCGGAGATACCTTTATTGCCACCTGAAGAGCTCCAAGCATTCTTCCGTGAGCTCCATGAACGTGGAATTACCCTGGGCATTGCTACAGGTCGTCCTCGCTTGGAGACGGAGGTTCCGCTGACAAGCCTGGGTATCTTTCAATACTTGGATACAGAGCGGGTGGTAACAGCCGATGAGGTGATGGATGCAGAGAAGCGTGGAGGTTCAGCCTTTCGTCTCTCGAAGCCACATCCTTACTGTTACCTGCAAGCCATTCGTAGTCGGACTGATGCAGTTGAGGAATGTGTAGAGGCGTGTAGAACATCTTTGCCCCTGCAGGATGCTGATGACTACTTAATTGTCGGTGATTCCATTGCCGATGCCTTGGCTGCCAAGGATTTAGGTGTGCCCTTTGCTGGTGTATATAGCGGAATGGATTCAGAACAGCGTAAAGCTGCTTTTATTGAGTTAGGTGCTGTTTTACTTCTGGAAAATGTGAATGAATTACTATAG
- a CDS encoding cysteine desulfurase family protein, with protein sequence MIYLDNSATTQPSDAVIHVYEDAMHQVYGNPASIHGIGHKADRLLSQARQVAARQFGVDPSEIVFTSGGTESNNMAIKGVALQYMERGKHIITTEVEHASVYLAFEQLQKRGFTMTVLPTDQKGRVSVAQLKDALRDDTILVSVMAVNNEIGTVQPIAEIAQLLTDYPKVFFHVDAVQAYAKVPLPDALAGIDLLSISGHKFHGPKGTGLLFVRKGVQLEPLLAGGGQESGLRSGTVNVPGIAAMVRAMQDSMKQLSAHRQAWQENKELLLESIQGLERMHINGDTSFTGGAPHILSLSFAGLRGEVLVHALEEEGVYVSTRSACSSKKHLPSRVLAACGLSDDFAEGTIRISQGAYTTRKEMEQAAEAIVKSVQRLRHEVRR encoded by the coding sequence ATGATCTATTTAGATAATAGCGCTACGACGCAGCCTTCTGATGCAGTCATTCATGTTTATGAAGATGCCATGCATCAAGTCTATGGCAATCCTGCTTCCATCCATGGTATCGGGCATAAAGCGGATCGTTTGCTCAGCCAAGCCCGTCAAGTGGCTGCTCGCCAGTTCGGGGTGGATCCGAGCGAGATTGTTTTCACATCAGGAGGAACAGAGAGTAATAATATGGCCATCAAAGGGGTGGCCTTACAATATATGGAGCGGGGTAAGCATATTATCACCACCGAGGTAGAGCATGCTTCCGTATACTTGGCATTTGAACAGCTGCAGAAGCGCGGTTTTACCATGACGGTGTTGCCTACAGACCAAAAGGGCCGTGTTTCCGTAGCGCAATTAAAGGATGCTTTGCGTGATGATACGATTCTCGTCTCGGTAATGGCGGTGAATAATGAGATTGGCACCGTTCAACCCATTGCAGAGATCGCCCAGTTGCTTACTGACTATCCGAAGGTATTCTTTCATGTGGATGCGGTACAAGCCTATGCCAAGGTACCATTGCCTGATGCGTTAGCAGGGATCGATCTGCTCTCCATCTCCGGTCATAAGTTCCATGGACCGAAGGGGACTGGCCTCCTGTTTGTGCGGAAGGGTGTGCAGTTAGAGCCTTTGCTGGCAGGTGGCGGTCAAGAAAGTGGACTGCGTTCTGGTACGGTGAATGTTCCAGGCATTGCTGCGATGGTTAGGGCGATGCAGGATAGTATGAAGCAATTGTCCGCGCATCGTCAAGCTTGGCAGGAGAATAAAGAGCTCTTATTGGAGAGCATTCAAGGGCTGGAAAGGATGCATATTAATGGTGATACCAGCTTTACAGGTGGGGCTCCCCATATTTTAAGCCTTTCTTTTGCCGGTTTACGCGGTGAGGTACTGGTGCATGCGTTGGAGGAAGAAGGGGTGTATGTTTCTACGCGCTCCGCTTGTTCCTCGAAGAAGCATCTACCCAGTCGGGTCTTAGCAGCATGCGGTTTATCTGATGATTTTGCTGAAGGCACCATTCGAATTAGTCAAGGCGCTTATACAACACGAAAAGAGATGGAACAGGCCGCAGAAGCGATTGTGAAGAGTGTTCAACGCCTGCGCCATGAAGTGAGGAGATAG